A DNA window from Vigna unguiculata cultivar IT97K-499-35 chromosome 10, ASM411807v1, whole genome shotgun sequence contains the following coding sequences:
- the LOC114166926 gene encoding salicylic acid-binding protein 2-like: MLKREKYLLMIFVIIFPFFCVCVDGKHFVLVHGALHGAWCWYKVAHQLKSEGHNVTTLDMAACGVNTEKIEEVDSVSEYHKPLITFLASLPPQEKVILVGHSLGGLSVSIAMEKYPKKISVAVFISAAVVTQNLTYLTFRQEVNRRLGNDLREQYFILDGNRAPILSSIGVEFFRSRLYQLSTTEDLTLATSVVRPLPPFMSDVKLLAKQSAVSKKRNGMVSKVFIISEKDNLIPKNFQRWIIQNTGSYADVKKIKNSDHMVMFSKPKELALELLKIAYKY; encoded by the exons ATGTTGAAAAGAGAGAAGTACCTTTTGATGATCTTTGTCAtcatttttccctttttctgtGTTTGTGTTGATGGTAAGCACTTTGTGCTGGtgcatggagctcttcatggtGCATGGTGTTGGTATAAGGTGGCTCATCAACTCAAATCAGAGGGTCACAATGTGACAACTCTAGACATGGCTGCATGTGGTGTGAATACAGAGAAGATTGAAGAAGTTGATTCAGTTTCAGAATATCATAAGCCTCTCATCACATTCTTGGCCTCTCTTCCTCCTCAGGAAAAGGTTATTCTTGTAGGTCACAGTCTTGGAGGGCTCTCAGTGTCCATTGCCATGGAAAAATACCCTAAAAAAATCTCTGTTGCAGTTTTCATCTCTGCAGCTGTTGTCACTCAGAACCTCACCTACCTTACTTTTCGTCAAGAG GTAAATAGAAGATTGGGCAATGATTTGCGGGAACAATACTTCATATTGGATGGAAACAGAGCTCCAATCCTCTCATCAATTGGAGTTGAATTTTTTAGATCTAGATTGTACCAACTATCAACAACCGAG GATCTAACACTTGCTACATCTGTGGTGAGACCTTTACCACCCTTTATGAGTGATGTAAAATTATTGGCAAAACAAAGTGCAGTAAGCAAGAAGAGGAATGGAATGGTTTCTAAAGTCTTCATCATTTCTGAAAAAGATAATTTGATACCAAAAAACTTTCAAAGGTGGATAATTCAGAACACTGGTTCATATGCTGATGTCAAAAAGATAAAGAATTCAGACCATATGGTCATGTTTTCAAAACCAAAAGAGCTTGCTTTGGAACTGTTAAAGATTgcttacaaatattaa
- the LOC114166642 gene encoding salicylic acid-binding protein 2-like, which produces MLKREKYLLMIFVIILPFFCVCVDGKHFVLVHGALHGAWCWYKVAHQLKSEGHNVTTLDMAACGVNTEKIEEVDSVSEYHKPLITFLASLPPQEKVILVGHSLGGLSVSIAMEKYPKKISVAVFISAAVVTQNLTFLAFLQEANRRLGNDLEEQYFILDGNRAPILSSIGVEFFRSRLYQLSTTEDLTLAISVVRPLPPFLSDVKLLAKQSAVSKKRNGRVSKVFIISEKDNLIPENFQRWIIQNTGPYADVKKIKNSDHMVMFSKPKELALEVLKIAYKF; this is translated from the exons ATGTTGAAAAGAGAGAAATACCTTTTGATGATCTTTGTCATCATTCTTCCTTTTTTCTGTGTTTGTGTTGATGGTAAGCACTTTGTGCTGGtgcatggagctcttcatggtGCATGGTGTTGGTATAAGGTGGCTCATCAACTCAAATCAGAGGGTCACAATGTGACAACTCTAGACATGGCTGCATGTGGTGTGAATACAGAGAAGATTGAAGAAGTTGATTCAGTTTCAGAATATCATAAGCCTCTCATCACATTCTTGGCCTCTCTTCCTCCACAGGAAAAGGTTATTCTTGTAGGTCACAGTCTTGGAGGGCTCTCAGTGTCCATTGCCATGGAAAAATACCCTAAAAAAATCTCTGTTGCAGTTTTCATCTCTGCAGCTGTTGTCACTCAGAACCTCACCTTCCTTGCTTTTCTTCAAGAG GCAAATAGAAGATTGGGCAATGATTTGGAGGAACAATACTTCATATTGGATGGAAACAGAGCTCCAATCCTCTCGTCAATTGGAGTTGAATTTTTTAGATCTAGATTGTACCAACTATCAACAACCGAG GATCTAACACTTGCTATATCTGTGGTGAGGCCTTTACCACCCTTTCTGAGTGATGTAAAATTATTGGCAAAACAAAGTGCAGTAAGCAAGAAGAGGAATGGAAGGGTTTCTAAAGTCTTCATCATTTCTGAAAAAGATAATTTGATACCAGAAAACTTTCAAAGGTGGATAATTCAGAACACTGGTCCATATGCTGATGTCAAAAAGATAAAGAATTCGGACCATATGGTCATGTTTTCAAAACCAAAAGAGCTTGCTTTGGAAGTGTTAAAGATTGCTTACAAATTTTAA